Part of the Mycolicibacterium mageritense genome is shown below.
AGACCGGTACATGTAGTGCGACACGCGCTCGGCGGGCGTTCACGACACGCCGGGCGCGGGGCTTGCGGCAAGCTTACGACCTGGGAATTTCAAAAATGTTATTCAGAACATGTTGTATGGCTTCGGATGGCGGGCCACTAGGTGTAGTGTCTGTGAGACCGACAGGCCACCACAGTTCGGGAGCCCGCCGGAGCGCAGCGAATCCGGCGGAGTCGGTTTCACAACCGGCCGGAAGGCGGCTTCGGGTGCCAGGAATTTTGGGGGGCTGGAGGTCGCTGAAGTATAGCGAGCACCGTGATCCAACCAAGTTGCCAGTCCGGGTTTAGACCTTTCACTTACCGCAAGAGGAGCCGTACCGAAGATGACCGTCACCGTGTACACCAAGCCCGCATGCGTGCAGTGCAACGCCACCTACAAGGCGCTGGACAAGCAGGGCATCGCCTACGAGAAGGTCGACATCACGCTCGACAGTGAAGCCCGCGACTACGTGATGGCGCTGGGCTACCTGCAGGCCCCGGTCGTCGTGGCCGGCAACGAGCACTGGTCGGGCTTCCGTCCGGATCGGATCAAGGCGCTCAGCAATGGAGCAATATTGTCATCT
Proteins encoded:
- a CDS encoding redoxin NrdH; the encoded protein is MTVTVYTKPACVQCNATYKALDKQGIAYEKVDITLDSEARDYVMALGYLQAPVVVAGNEHWSGFRPDRIKALSNGAILSSDATLVS